ATTCCTGTTTTCAGAAGCATACCAGGAAAATGCTGGAATTTATGAACCACAAAATTCTCATTAAAACacgttttattaaaacaaacaaacaaacaaacaaaaaaccaaacagacaTGAAACTGCAAAAACAGTTAATGCCTTTACATAAAAATTGAAAGTTTGGCTTTAAGAAGTTGTTTCATGGAAGGTTGCTTCTTCCTGCCTCCAGTCTTCAGATGCATCACGCAGGAAATTACTTCAGACACCAGGAGCTGCagttcccctccctcctctaaaGGTTCAGTGAGCATGAGTAACATTTTCTCCAACACAATCAGttggagaaaatatatattataataaataatatattataccGTATATTCAATTTCGAAAGAAGGTTTTTAAATTTACTCTTTTCTAACCGGTTGTACCTGCCCACCAGGTGTTGTCTGATGGGCAGCCGTGCCTCTTGTTCCAGGCCAGGAAACTGTCTCTCCGCTATGACAAGCAGAAACACCTGGACCTCACAGAGCGAGCCTTTTCTCCTCAGAAACCTGTCGACACCAGTCAGTCTGTCTGTCGCAAGGACAAAGCCACGTAAGTGCACCTCCTACTTGTCTGTCTACTTGTATGAGAAATGTCAGAGGGTCTAACACGAAGATTTTAATCCCAATTAAAAGACAAGAACAATGCAGTGTGTCCTGTAAGGAAAGGTCCAGTTGTGCTGTACATCTGAGAGTCTTACTTGTCTCTTTGTTCCTCTGTAGGCTGGTCATGAGGTTTGGAGATGTGGAGGATTTGAAAGGCCTGTCCATCAGGTTAGCTATGCCACCAAATATGATCACACTAAGCAGTTTGTACACAATACATGAACATTTGCCCTGACTGTCTCCTCTCGCCTCTCTTTCATCAGACTGCAGCTGTCCAACACCTTTTATGAGTCTTCGGGGCAGTGGTGGTTCTCGGTGGACAGCGTCTCGCTGCTCTACAACATTTCTGAAGAGGCTGCGTTCAATGCCAGCGAGGTGTacgctccagcttcctcctcctACCGCTGCATCCACGTCAGCAGCCTGGAGCGATACAGTGCCCTGCTGCTACCTGGCACTGACCAAGCCCGCCGCTGGTCCATCACTTTTACAGACTTCCAGGTACCCGTCTCTTTACCCTGTCTTTGACTGATTCTTCAAAGAGGATGTTTCATTTCTTGTGTGGTGTCTGGAAGACATAACAAAGTCTTGTTAGaacatttattaatttttcagtgttttttgtggTTAAGGGTCATTTTCTCTCTAGTTCAATACTTTGTTAACACATCTTGAACTTGAATGTCGAAATGAGCAAACACAAAGCTGGGAAAACAGCAGTGTACTGTCAGCTCACAGACCCAGAGACTGGCAGAGTACAAGATTTACACAGGTGAGCGGGTAGAGGGcacaatacagtttaaaaatgaccaGTTTCTAATTGgacaaatacaaaaatagaaacaaacaaaatttaatgaaaaatgCAAGTTTTGAAGGGTTTTGAAACGGTTTTCCAATATTTAAATCACCACAGCGAAAAAAGCAATCACCCCCTCCTGAGGTTATAGCTAGTTGTATCACGTTAATGAGTGCATAATAAATTCTAGCTCTGGGTTTTTATGCTCAGACTACTTGGGCTGCTAgaatagctttgcatgattcacagttcagaataGGTTTATTTGATTTATCCTGGACCACAGTGCAGCCCCTCAGCTCCTCTCGGTTTAAGGCAAATTTCGTGCCTCTCATAAAGATAAAGTTAGACCAGCAGGAGGTTCTGAGATGACTGTATTAAGGGTACCTGCTCTCTGTGATGTGATATAAAGCCAGAAGCATATTGAGAACattacttgtttgtttgttttttataatgttTCTATGCTCTCCTCAGATTCAGGCCTTCAGCGTCACCTCAGGAAAGTTTTCTCCTGCGAGCGACTGTACCACCTTCTTGACGCCAGCCATCCTGATGGGCCTCGTCACCTCCCTCATCCTGCTGCTGGTGCTGGCCTATGCCCTGCACATGCTCATCCACTTGAAACACATTGAGCATGACGAGGAGCACAAAGCCGACGTCTACTTCCCAAAAAGCCCTGAACACCTGGAACAGTACTGCGTGGAAAACCTCACTGAGAAAAATGTTATGTAGGTTAGGCAGTGAGGTGATGGACAGACTTTTAAAAGTTACAGTTTTGAAAAAGTGAAATGCAGCTGACCTGATAGCTGGCACCAAACCTGGTGTGACATACTCTCAGCCCAggatgaaaatttttttttaaactgacattTCTAAACTTTTGTAATTTACCCATGAGaggatttctgtttttgtcttaataaaaatataaaataaaaactctggTTTCTTTTATATTTGTAGTGTTTGATTAAATTTTTTGCTTTTGAAGACATAGCATAATAATTGTTTATAAAGCTAGGTGTATGTCAGCTATATGTACTAGTCTCTTCagtgaaatacaaaaagaaaataacaatttgGTTAGAGGAACTactttttcagcgtcactctgagacggaatatttctaattttagagatgttgcacaaatggaagaaagcagtcttacatatttgtttaatatgtgcgttgaagcacatgtcttggtcaaaaatgactccaaggttcctcacagtgttactggaggccaaggtaatgccatccagagtaagaatctggttagataccatatttctaagattttcagggccgagtacaataacctcagttttatctgaattaagaagcagaaagttagttAGAAAGTTATATGACCTTAAAAATATATAGCTTATGTTTCTTATAGGTGTAGCAGGAGTATCACAATCACAGTAAAGTAAACGAGTCTCTGCACTGAAGTAATTCTGATTCTGTCCAGTGGGGGCGCTCTGAAGCCTGTGAGACGAAACATCCAgccaaagaagaagaatctCACGCTCAGATGAGGAAAGTGCTGCCTGTTACTGAACTTACAGATGAATTGTAAATATTGAAACTCGTATCTGAACCAGCAGCTTTATCTAAAAACCACgtgtcatgtttagttttaatctACAGAGCCGGACCTGAATAAACACGTAATTTTAACGGTTTCCTGTTGGGGTTGGTTTCCAGCTGATTAGCATCGGGCTAACCGGTGTAGTTACTGACAGCTCTACCTGCTGGTAACCGTTAACGTTACCTGTCCAGGTACTCTCCCGTTCAGCCCTGCTCTCCTGTTCTTGCCGACGGGGCCTTCATGTTGAACCACCTCTCCACTGCTCTAACGCTCTTCACCCGCCGACTACCCGCTTTCTCCCCACGGACTTTCTCCGGAGCCCTCCGCCGCCTCTGCAGGATGGAAGCGGCCGTGGTGAGGTGCCTCCCCGGGGAGCCCAAGCTGACCATCTCCTTCTGTCTGCAGGGCAGCCACAAGCACATGCTCCGGAACCAGGACGAGCCGCTGGGCAAGGTCCTGGCCCGCATCTCCAACGGGATAGCCAAGAACCAATCAAAAGCAAAGAAATCCAAGAAGAACCGGGGTCAGGAGCAGCTGGATGAAGCTGCGGAGCCCACCGTGGTGAAGCTGTTCTACGATGGGGAAGAGGTGCCGGAGACGGTGCTGAACGCGGAGGCTTGGCAGGACGGCTCCGTGCTGCAGGTGGGAGATGTTAAATATTCAGTGCAGAGGAACGCGCCCACCTTCACCACCGCGGAGCTACCGGTGTCCTTGTTGGCCGGCTTCCCCGTCTGCCCCAAACTGGAGGTGGAGTTTGGGAACGTCCAGGACTGCGAGTTCACCTGGTTCAGAGAAAACTGCCCACACACGAGGTAAATACCCAGAAAAGAAGGTGTAAATGTGAAGCAGAGATTGTGTGGTGCAATCCAGCTGTTTCAAGAACTGCATGCCTTACACGGTCTTATCAGGCGAGTGTTGGGTCTGAGGAAGGTCTGCTCATCTCTACCAAGCTGTTTTATTGACACAAAAACATCGATAAGTTTGCCAAAGGGTAAACAAACCTTTAAACTGAAGTATTTTTAACACCCTGGGTGTAGAACTGTACAGCTGCCTTTTCTGATTTTGTTATAAATCAGGTGATTGTTTGGGCACATTAATAATCAAATTGATTTGACATCCTGCAATCTACTTCTCTTTGCTCTTGTTCCAGGTCTGAAGCTCCTGGTAAAGCTTCAGATCAggacagtggttggactcaggTTGGATGTGAGAGAGTTTACATCCCATCCAATCAGGACATCAGCTTCAGGCTCAAACTGAGCTGCACACCCAAAGATGGAAGCCGTGGTGGCCTGGCCAAGGAGCTGGTTTCTGTGGGAGCTgtggaggctggaccaggtgtgTGCTTGTTTGACAACCGTCATGCTTTCACAGCCAAAGTCACGGACTGGCCGACTGTGAGAGTGGTGTCGTACAACATCCTCGCCGACATCTACGCCCAAACGGACCTTTCCAAGACGGTGCTGTACCCGTACTGCGCCCCCTACGCCCTGCAGCTGGACTACAGACAGAACCTGATCAAAAAGGAGCTTGCTGGGTACAACTGCGACATTATCTGTCTGCAGGAGGTCGATAAAGGTAATCactgataaaaacacaaaaatactgatgatttaaaaaaatctttgacATTAGTTGTGCTCGCTGACCTCTGCAGGAGTGTATGTGGACAGTCTGACTCCAGCGCTGGATGCCTTTGGTCTGAACGGTGTTTTCAAGGTCAAAGAGAAGCAGCATGAAGGACTCGCTACCTTCTACCGCAGGTTAGGCCAATCACCAGCCAGAAGCTGGATTAACCTTAACTTGCTTGATAACTTTATCACTGGCAAAATAATATGCAGAGccacatctgtgtttgtttggttgaaGTTAATAATTAGTGGATGTTAGATAGTGTTGCTCACTATTGATGCCTGGAGCAGAAGAGAGAGGCATTAATGCGCTTAGAAGCGAGCATAAGCAGcgcattttttttagatttttgagTAAAAAGCCAAACCCAGCTTCACTCCACAGGCTGTTAAAGATAATGAAGAGAGTTGGATAAAGTCTCAGTTTTTTTAAGATACATTACAGTCTGTAAACAGGCcagaaataaaaaggttttaGTACATGAAATAAATTTTGTTTAATGCACTTTAGTATATTGTGTGTCTTACGTGACAGTCAGTGTTGATAGAGTAGCGAGCACCTACAAATAAGTGATTGTGAAGAAAGTATTGAATATCTGAAGTATAACAGAAAGGCCTCTTTATTTATGTGCAGCCCTAATGGCAATATCACATGATTATGAGCCCTGCAACTGGTCAACAGTCCAGACTTTACCCCACCTCTAGTCCTATGACATCTGGAATAGGCTTCAGCCCcatgtgaccctgaattggataagcggaAAAAGTGGATGGATGATGATTATGATATTGAAGTGAATCCTATTGTGCTGTAGGTCAAAGTTTCGACTCTTGAGCAGTCACGACATCATGCTGAGTGAGGCGTTGTCCTCTGACGCCATGCACGCTGAGCTTCTGGAGAAGGTTTCTGCTAACGGTGCCCTGAAGAATAAGATCCTGCAGAGGTCCACCTCGCTGCAGGTACTGCTGCTCACCATCAAGGCTGATTAACTGTTATATTTTAGCTTTGGGAAGGAGTGATGCGACATTTTGTTATTGCTCCCATCCAAATATCGGGTCAGCAGTCTGGAGGTCTTTCAGACCTACTGCACTCACAACATTttgactttcttgtaatttttaagTAGTTTTAAGACATTTCAAGCATGAAAAATGCGTCAaagaaatacattaaaataccGTAGCTAATTTTTGTTACCAGCAGACACACCCACTGTCACAAAAAATTAATTTCTTCACAGTTCTTTAGTCAGTGAAATTTATGACAATAACACTGTttgacagacaaaaaatactatttttgcATGAACAAGGTGATTCTGAAAGTGTCCATTAGCTCAAAACTTGGCATGTCTCCatgtggtgtgcagtgtgtggttcataaaactggacaagtggagtaAAGAAGAAGTGATAGGTCTAAAAATCTGTCTACAGTAAATGAAAGTCACGTAtttaagaaatggaaaaaatgtaTGGAGGTGTTCAGCAGAGAGGTACAACACAGTATCTACAGCCATTTGTAAAATATGATGGAGACATTTCAGTGTTGGGGATTTTGTAAAAATTCATGGAAACATGCGCACAGAAAAGTACTATCGGATTTGATCCAGCGTTCAATACTGTCTGGAAAGCATTCAATTACTAACAGTTtaatttttcagtttaataatgatcccaaacacactgctaatGCAGTAAAAGTACCTTGATAGAAAAATTCCCATTGGAGCATTGTCGCTCATGGATTGGCATCCTCAGATCctagacctcaacattattgaagcagtgtgggatcatcttgacagagaacactagaaaagacagccaacatccaaagaatccctttgaatgtccttcaagaagtctgGAGAGCTATTCCAAAAGAAATTACAGGAATACTTGTTCAGGCTGTTTTGAAGAATACAGGTGGCCATACCAAACGCTGACTTTCAAGATTGTTAAAACtgtacaaacttttttttaaattaactgtatttccatgtatcaaTACATCACTGCACCAATTTgtcattttcctagcaaaatataaaaaattaaggaGGTTCaggacttctgcacaacactaTGTTTGCAGACTTTAAGAAACATTTTAGCACAAACACCGGCTCGTTATGTTCAGTGTAATACTTCTTGGAAAACTTTAATTACACTTAGGGTAACATCACATATTGTCATCAACATTTCACCTTACCTgtcttgtgtatgtgtgtgaaggtgTACTCAAATCAGctatatttacatgtaaaatgATAAATCAGGGAGAGTTACAGACAACAGGAGCTCATCTCTGCTCTTAGTCACTCTTGAAGTCGCTGTTTGCTCACACAGCAAACggagagaaaggaaagagagagtacagctgctgcagatgaatCAGAATTTGCTGTCCGTGGATGTTTTGCTAAAGTTTGATTGTTGGCTGTTGTCTGTTTGAGATTTGTCCTGGAATTTGATTCTTAAATATGTGAAAGAAATGCCCACTACAGTTAAAAATCAGCAATTTATTCAGTCATGAAAAGAAATGTTTGTCTAATCACTGAATTGTTTGTTTCCCTGCAGGTCACTTTCCTCGAGGACCTGAATAAACCCGGCAGGAAGGTCTGTGTGGCCAACACTCACCTGTACTGGCACCCGAAAGGTAAAATGTCCTGTTTACTTCCAGGAACACCTGAGTTGCTCATTTTAACCAGCAGAGATTGTCAGTACAGACTTCTGAGAATTGAATTCATTTCCTTTGAAGGGGGGAATGTTCGCTTAGTCCAGATGGGCGTGGCTTTGAAACACCTGAGTCATGTGATCAGCGAGGTCGCACCTGGAGCCCCGCTGGTATTTTGTGGAGACTTTAACTCCACCCCAAATGCAGGTAACTCCAGAATAGTACCTACAGCTGAATCTGAGACtgtttacaaaaacataatgaCCCTCAGGTCAAAGTTCAACTTCACCATGTTTGGAGTTCTTTTTTAACACAGTCTTTATCAGGTTGGTTTGTTTCTTGATCTCGTCCCCTCTCAGGTGTGTTTCAGCTGCTCAGTGAGGCTGTGGTTCCTCCgcagcatgcagactggagcagctcgGGGCCGGAGGAGTCCTGCAGCATGGAGCTGCTCTCTGACATCCCCCCTCTGCTGAGCGCCTGCGGATTGCCGGCCTACACCAACTATGTGAGAGGGTTTCAAGGCTGCCTGGATTACATCTTTATACAGCCAGACTGCATGCAGGTACTGATGGCAGAGGATATAGGAgagacacatttttgttttaacaagCTCTCTTATGGGAATGTTAGTGaattactatttatttattttaaactattttttatttcattgtctttttttgtctttttgttggctgttatgttatttaattttcatatttattttactctCTTTTGTGCACAGGTTTGTGACTGTCTACAAAAAGCCCTTAATAAATCagctttacttacttactttacttaGAACATCTTTTAGCCAAACTATGCGTACCACTCAACCAAAtgaaatcatccatccatccattcacttccgcttatccttttcagggtcgcggggggcgctggagcctatcccagctggacaggtcgccagtctgtcgcagggctaacacatagggacagacaaccattcacactcacattcacttgcacattcacacctagtggcaatttggattatccaattaacctatccccacaagctgcatgtctttgcatGAAATCagtctttttaattattgaGATCTTGAGCGAGCCACTTGCTAAGTTTGAAGTAAATCAGAAAAGAGTTTGTAAAACGGGTGAAGAATGACAGATTTCTCAGATTTTCACTAAGTCAAAGATgaggaacagaaaacaaactcaaTGGAGattggttatttaaaaaaaaaatgacgcTAAGGTAAAAATGGAGTCAGGTGTTCTTTGTGTGAATAACTGATGTAACACATATatggtgtgtgtgcaggtggagCAGGTGATCCCTCTGCCCAGCCTCGAGGAGGTCACCACCTATGAGGCTCTGCCCAGCGTGGCTCACCCCTCTGACCACATCGCTTTGGTTTGTGACCTCCGGTGGAACCCCTGACCTCCAACCATGATGGACAGAGATGCTTAAAAACACAGTGTGAGATTTAAactgtgtccctgcaggtttacCAAGAAGAACCAAAGTCAGCAGAAGCTCAAAGGATCAGACAGAAGAACTTGAACCACAAAACCACAACACAGTGAAAGTTCATGTGAAATTATTCACAGTCCTTATTAGACAATAAATTATTTTCATCACTTATATTCAGTGTTGGAATGAGAAAAGTAAGTAATTGCAGATTTTGAGAAGGGATTTAAGAAGGGGATTGATTAAATactcaaaaaacaaactcacATTACTGCATCACAACAGTTTGATGATTAATGATCACTCTGAGGTTATTCACTTTATTTCTGGGTTAATAGATAAATATTGACCTTTTAAGATAAgtatttattatcattgttGCCAAGTGTACTGCTCAGTGGgcctttcagtttttaaataaagtctacAGCGCTGACTCTCACTTGTTGGCTTATTGTCATATACTTACAGACATCATTAAAAGGAGGTGAACATCCTGTGATGCTTAAATGATTTGCTCACTATTGTGACAATATCCTCGAAAtataactttaatttaatttagtcCAAATTTTACCTTCTTAATTTAACTTAcagctttatttacaaaaacGGGTAAAAATGTGACAATCTtaacaaattatatttttgttttattttaaattattttcactgTTGTTTTCTGTATTGTCCTCAGCCTCTCTCTGCGCACCTCCACTGCCACTTGATCCAGTTCATTAACTGTCATTATGTctcatggatttaaaaaaacccactttttgtcaaaaacaataaatctCATACAAAAGCAGAATTCTCTCAAGCAGACAGAACAAAAATCTACAGTTTTAACCATAGTCCCACACAGGACGTCATCAGGAGTATTAAAACCATGAAAGGATCTTTtagtccaaaacaaaacactctgatgaaacaataataaaaattatatctgattattttcatttcaccaAGGTGACAAATGTCAACGGTATAATTTGCATAAACAAATACAGAGCAAAACCACAATATGTACAGCAGCTTCATGTACACTAAACATCTGAGTTTCAGAGAAGTCGCAGCAATGTTGGTTTCAAAATTCACAGCtcagttttcttctttgtgagtactttcctgtctttaTGGAAGACGGCTCCATCAGGCTGCTCTCTCCACTTCACAGTGATTCCACTCACTCCTTTCTCCTTCAGTCTGTCCTGGAGCTGAGAGATCCAAACATTACACACATGTTTAAACAgagactaaaaacaaacaaaagcctgttttagaaaaacaaaacatcaataaatTTATTTTCTGACATTAATTCATACCTTTGCATTTGAATTGGGCCGATTAATGTATACAGTAAAATCATAtttgtaaaatacatattttacatattaaAATCATATACAGTAAAATCATATTAAACGTTTCAGAGAAAAGTATGgaaattatttttgtcatttataaaagggttttttttttcatttttagatgtcaTAATTTTATGAACATTTCTCAACATTCAAAAATTCAAATTTACAGCCTTAATTTTCACGCAGCAGCTTGCTCATAGATGCTGTGAAGAAGAGATGAGGACAGGCAATCACATAAAATTAAAGAGCTGGGTGAAACTCACAGCACCTACACTAAAGTGCAAAGGTGATGAGGTGAAGTTTTAAGGCAGACTTGCCTCTTTCAGGAGTGTTGCTTTGGCAGCGGTGTCATTCAGATTCACAGAGGAGTCCTCCAGCTTCAACCTGATTTTTATTACTGAGACAGAGAGGACAAAAGGTGTCATGGGGAGTTTTcagttattatatttttgtgatATCAAAACTGTAACTTTATACCTTTTCTgtaaacaatttcttttttgGGAGCTTCTGTGGTTGCAGGTTGAGGAGCTGGCAGGTTGTCATAGCAGACAAATGGTCGTTGTGTATAATAGGGCAGTAACCTCCATTTTCCTGATCTCTGCATATCTGCAACCCCACACATGGCATTTGAAATGCCAAATATTTTTCCTGATTCATCCCAGTATCTGAATGAGGAGTCTTTGCCATCGACCCAGAAAATTTGAGGATGTGCAATGCGGCCGATCCATATTTCAGTCCCATATGACACCAGCCTCTGCGTATCACTGACAGAAAGTGAACTGTCAACCAGGTCTGTGAAGTTCTCCCTGCAGTACCGGAGAGCTCTGAACCAGTCCATGCTTttattcacaaaaacaaattcagGACTCTGGTAAGTTCCTGCAATTAGAAATTGTGGTTAAATAAGTCATGTTGATTTTCCTGTGaatgaaaataatcaaaacaatcttaatgagaaaagaaaatgctttgGTATTTTCTTACCATTGTAACAGATGAATGGGTATTCCAGTGAGCAGTTGATATCATACCAAGACCAGTACCAGTATGGTGAATTCACTAAAGCTTTTGTACAAAAATAGTAAACTGAGAAGGGTTCATTTTTAGTTTGATTTTCCCATTTCCAGAAATCATCATTGATCTGGGATACATGTCTCCAATATAAACTTAGGTAAGCACCAATCCAGACCTCAGAGTTGTAACCAGCAGATGAAACTGTTTTGTTAAATTGTTTCATTTCTGTAGCGTTTTCGAAGTTGGCCAGGTCTGTGTAGTTCACTCTACAGTAACTCAGAGCCGCACCCCAATCTAAGGACTTATTAACAAAGTAGTACTGACGGCATCTGGAGAAGATGAGACACCCTGTGAGG
This DNA window, taken from Astatotilapia calliptera chromosome 5, fAstCal1.2, whole genome shotgun sequence, encodes the following:
- the atp6ap1la gene encoding ATPase H+ transporting accessory protein 1 like a, encoding MASPGKHCCILLFFLHLQASACLHQQPADSAAVSLEHDIGSNGRVKAEQYLIPAERGLGQLQSSDASRRKLLQTPGAAVPLPPLKVLSDGQPCLLFQARKLSLRYDKQKHLDLTERAFSPQKPVDTSQSVCRKDKATLVMRFGDVEDLKGLSIRLQLSNTFYESSGQWWFSVDSVSLLYNISEEAAFNASEVYAPASSSYRCIHVSSLERYSALLLPGTDQARRWSITFTDFQIQAFSVTSGKFSPASDCTTFLTPAILMGLVTSLILLLVLAYALHMLIHLKHIEHDEEHKADVYFPKSPEHLEQYCVENLTEKNVM
- the pde12 gene encoding 2',5'-phosphodiesterase 12 — protein: MLNHLSTALTLFTRRLPAFSPRTFSGALRRLCRMEAAVVRCLPGEPKLTISFCLQGSHKHMLRNQDEPLGKVLARISNGIAKNQSKAKKSKKNRGQEQLDEAAEPTVVKLFYDGEEVPETVLNAEAWQDGSVLQVGDVKYSVQRNAPTFTTAELPVSLLAGFPVCPKLEVEFGNVQDCEFTWFRENCPHTRSEAPGKASDQDSGWTQVGCERVYIPSNQDISFRLKLSCTPKDGSRGGLAKELVSVGAVEAGPGVCLFDNRHAFTAKVTDWPTVRVVSYNILADIYAQTDLSKTVLYPYCAPYALQLDYRQNLIKKELAGYNCDIICLQEVDKGVYVDSLTPALDAFGLNGVFKVKEKQHEGLATFYRRSKFRLLSSHDIMLSEALSSDAMHAELLEKVSANGALKNKILQRSTSLQVTFLEDLNKPGRKVCVANTHLYWHPKGGNVRLVQMGVALKHLSHVISEVAPGAPLVFCGDFNSTPNAGVFQLLSEAVVPPQHADWSSSGPEESCSMELLSDIPPLLSACGLPAYTNYVRGFQGCLDYIFIQPDCMQVEQVIPLPSLEEVTTYEALPSVAHPSDHIALVCDLRWNP